One genomic segment of Mesoterricola silvestris includes these proteins:
- a CDS encoding motility protein A, giving the protein MDRGTLIGLLLGLGLLVLAISLGPNPRYFIHPQSMVVVVGGVIASTLIRFPLGAVRGAFGVATQAFFTHPAAHQEIVNELVGLSQRARRESILGLEKHLPADPFMQAGIRMVVDRVDREHINDVLSQEIFATQERHSLGQEIFRFIATAAPSFGMVGTLIGMVHLFASLKDPSGIGLGMALSLLSTLYGAVIAYLFALPISGKLELRSREEAQRKRLMLEGILGIADEMNPGQLEEQLNASLAPRFKTRRAGAPRG; this is encoded by the coding sequence ATGGACCGTGGAACCCTGATAGGCCTGCTGCTGGGCCTTGGCCTGCTGGTGCTGGCCATCTCCCTGGGGCCCAATCCCCGGTACTTCATCCACCCCCAGAGCATGGTCGTGGTGGTGGGGGGCGTCATCGCCTCCACCCTCATCCGGTTCCCCCTGGGCGCGGTGCGGGGCGCCTTCGGCGTGGCCACCCAGGCCTTCTTCACCCACCCCGCCGCGCACCAGGAGATCGTCAACGAGCTGGTGGGCCTCTCCCAGCGGGCCCGCCGCGAGAGCATCCTGGGCCTGGAGAAGCACCTGCCCGCCGATCCCTTCATGCAGGCCGGCATCCGCATGGTGGTGGACCGGGTGGACCGGGAGCACATCAACGACGTGCTCAGCCAGGAGATCTTCGCCACCCAGGAGCGCCACTCCCTGGGGCAGGAGATCTTCCGCTTCATCGCCACCGCCGCCCCCAGCTTCGGCATGGTGGGCACCCTCATCGGCATGGTGCACCTCTTCGCGAGCCTCAAGGACCCCAGCGGCATCGGCCTGGGCATGGCCCTCTCCCTCCTGTCCACGCTCTACGGCGCCGTCATCGCGTACCTCTTCGCCCTGCCCATCTCCGGCAAGCTGGAACTGCGGAGCCGGGAGGAGGCCCAGCGCAAGCGGCTCATGCTGGAGGGGATCCTGGGCATCGCCGACGAGATGAATCCCGGCCAGCTGGAAGAGCAGCTCAACGCCTCCCTGGCGCCGCGCTTCAAGACCCGCAGGGCCGGAGCCCCCCGTGGCTAA
- a CDS encoding YebC/PmpR family DNA-binding transcriptional regulator, whose amino-acid sequence MSGHSKWSTIKHKKGAADAKRGKVFTRILKEITVAARLGGGDVGSNPRLRLAVDTAKGSNMPKDNWERAIKKGTGELEGVTYEEVLYEGYGPGGVAIIVEALTDNKNRTTPEIRSYFSKFGNELGAANSVSYMFTKQGEIVVDGEVAEDTVMEVALEAGADDVQGEEGAWIISTDPAAYQAVKDAVDAAKLPVLEAKIIRTSAVRVDMNNDKLKSFLKLIDLLEDNDDVQNVWTNADYDEPEE is encoded by the coding sequence ATGTCCGGCCACAGCAAATGGTCCACGATCAAGCACAAGAAAGGCGCCGCTGACGCCAAGCGGGGCAAGGTCTTCACCCGCATCCTCAAGGAGATCACGGTGGCGGCCCGCCTGGGAGGCGGGGATGTGGGCTCCAACCCCCGGCTGCGCCTGGCCGTGGACACCGCCAAGGGCAGCAACATGCCCAAGGACAACTGGGAACGGGCCATCAAGAAGGGCACCGGCGAACTGGAAGGGGTCACCTACGAAGAGGTGCTCTACGAGGGCTACGGCCCCGGCGGCGTCGCCATCATCGTGGAGGCCCTCACCGACAACAAGAACCGCACGACCCCCGAGATCCGCAGCTACTTCTCCAAGTTCGGCAACGAACTGGGCGCGGCCAATTCCGTCTCCTACATGTTCACCAAGCAGGGCGAGATCGTGGTGGACGGGGAAGTGGCCGAGGACACCGTCATGGAGGTGGCCCTGGAGGCCGGCGCCGACGACGTGCAGGGCGAGGAGGGGGCCTGGATCATCAGCACCGACCCCGCCGCCTACCAGGCCGTGAAGGACGCCGTGGACGCCGCCAAGCTCCCCGTGCTGGAAGCCAAGATCATCCGCACCTCCGCCGTGCGCGTGGACATGAACAACGACAAGCTCAAGAGCTTCCTCAAGCTCATCGACCTCCTCGAGGACAACGACGACGTCCAGAACGTCTGGACCAACGCGGACTACGACGAACCCGAAGAATAG
- the scpB gene encoding SMC-Scp complex subunit ScpB: MTDDTEIFQESEPLWEAGGDLPGALEAVLVASGEVLDMARLRELTGLGEGTLRLGLEKLAERLQPPRGLRLLEVGGGWRMAAAPEYQAMISRLVTITRSGKLTPAQIETLAIIAYRQPVTIPEINELRGVTSCSTQVKSLAERELITPAGRKAVVGRPMMWATTMKFLVHFGLRGLNDLPRLGDFGEANLEALALARLEPPLPEGGLFDGVEDEPGESDD, translated from the coding sequence GTGACCGACGACACGGAGATCTTCCAGGAGTCCGAGCCCCTGTGGGAGGCCGGCGGGGATCTGCCCGGAGCCCTGGAGGCGGTGCTGGTGGCCAGCGGCGAGGTGCTGGACATGGCGCGCCTGCGCGAGCTCACGGGGCTGGGGGAAGGCACCCTCCGCCTGGGCCTGGAGAAGCTGGCCGAACGGCTCCAGCCGCCCCGGGGCCTGCGGCTCCTGGAGGTGGGCGGCGGCTGGCGCATGGCGGCGGCGCCGGAGTACCAGGCCATGATCAGCCGCCTGGTGACCATCACCCGCAGCGGCAAGCTCACCCCCGCCCAGATCGAGACCCTGGCCATCATCGCCTACCGCCAGCCGGTGACCATCCCCGAGATCAACGAGCTGCGCGGCGTCACCAGCTGCTCCACCCAGGTGAAGAGCCTGGCCGAGCGCGAGCTCATCACCCCCGCCGGCCGCAAGGCGGTGGTGGGCCGTCCCATGATGTGGGCCACGACCATGAAGTTCCTGGTGCACTTCGGACTGCGCGGCCTCAACGACCTGCCCCGCCTGGGCGACTTCGGCGAGGCGAACCTGGAGGCCCTGGCCCTGGCGCGCCTGGAGCCGCCCCTGCCCGAGGGCGGCCTTTTCGACGGCGTGGAGGATGAACCGGGGGAGAGCGATGACTGA
- a CDS encoding CoB--CoM heterodisulfide reductase iron-sulfur subunit B family protein translates to MKIGYYPGCSLLGSSREFDESVRALAPALGLELVEVPDWNCCGASSAHVLDHHLALALPARILAQAEAAGLTEILAPCAACYNRLSTARDALEKDPALAREIEAVIDLPLAGTVRIVNILEVLDRFKDVLPGKITRPFAHKVACYYGCLLVRPPKVLKFDRAEDPQSMDRLMAAAGAEPREWNFKTECCGAAFSVTRTDLVAKMSGKIVDNAVKHGAEAIVVACPMCQSNLDMRRPEINAHLGAEHTIPVLFITQALGLAMGIDANQLGLQRHMVPAVMAPAAV, encoded by the coding sequence ATGAAGATCGGCTACTATCCCGGGTGCTCCCTCCTCGGTTCCTCCAGGGAGTTCGACGAATCGGTGCGGGCCCTGGCCCCCGCCCTGGGCCTGGAACTGGTGGAGGTGCCCGACTGGAACTGCTGCGGGGCCTCCAGCGCCCACGTGCTGGACCACCACCTCGCCCTGGCCCTGCCCGCGCGCATCCTGGCCCAGGCCGAGGCCGCCGGCCTTACCGAGATCCTGGCCCCCTGCGCGGCCTGCTACAACCGCCTGAGCACGGCCCGGGACGCCCTGGAAAAGGACCCGGCCCTGGCCCGGGAGATCGAGGCCGTCATCGACCTGCCCCTGGCCGGCACCGTGCGCATCGTGAACATCCTCGAGGTGCTGGACCGGTTCAAGGACGTCCTCCCCGGGAAGATCACCCGGCCCTTCGCCCACAAGGTGGCGTGCTACTACGGATGCCTCCTGGTCAGGCCCCCCAAGGTGCTGAAGTTCGACCGGGCCGAGGATCCCCAGTCCATGGACCGCCTCATGGCCGCCGCCGGCGCCGAGCCGCGGGAATGGAACTTCAAGACCGAATGCTGCGGCGCCGCGTTCTCCGTCACCCGCACCGACCTGGTGGCCAAGATGAGCGGGAAGATCGTCGACAACGCCGTCAAGCACGGCGCCGAGGCGATCGTCGTGGCCTGCCCCATGTGCCAGTCCAACCTGGATATGCGCCGCCCCGAGATCAACGCCCATCTGGGCGCCGAACACACGATTCCCGTCCTGTTCATCACCCAGGCCCTGGGCCTGGCCATGGGCATCGACGCCAACCAGCTGGGGCTGCAGCGGCACATGGTGCCCGCCGTCATGGCCCCCGCGGCCGTCTGA
- a CDS encoding hydrogenase iron-sulfur subunit — translation MTEAFEPKITAFVCNWCTYAGADLTGTSRIKYQSNVRVLRLPCTGRIDFMLLAKAFARGSDGVIVSGCHPNDCHYTSGNYHARRRWMIYRNLMDFMGIDTRRVTFSWVSAAEGARWAELVNEVTTTVRALGPYTEYKELALTGVE, via the coding sequence ATGACCGAAGCCTTCGAACCGAAGATCACCGCTTTCGTTTGCAACTGGTGCACCTACGCCGGCGCCGACCTGACCGGCACCAGCCGCATCAAATACCAGTCCAATGTGCGCGTGCTGCGCCTGCCCTGCACGGGGCGCATCGATTTCATGCTGCTGGCCAAGGCCTTCGCCCGGGGTTCGGACGGCGTGATCGTCTCGGGCTGCCACCCCAACGACTGCCACTACACCTCCGGCAACTACCACGCCCGGAGGCGCTGGATGATCTACCGGAACCTCATGGACTTCATGGGCATCGACACCCGCCGGGTGACCTTCTCGTGGGTGTCGGCCGCGGAGGGGGCCCGGTGGGCGGAGCTGGTGAACGAGGTCACCACCACGGTGCGGGCCCTGGGCCCCTACACCGAATACAAGGAACTCGCCCTGACCGGCGTGGAGTGA
- the asd gene encoding archaetidylserine decarboxylase (Phosphatidylserine decarboxylase is synthesized as a single chain precursor. Generation of the pyruvoyl active site from a Ser is coupled to cleavage of a Gly-Ser bond between the larger (beta) and smaller (alpha chains). It is an integral membrane protein.), giving the protein MSSWPLSLSLLRVYPKKLGSAAAGWAAARTLPGGLRQAVLGRFVKAYGLDMSEAEHPLSGYPSLQALFTRRLKPGLRPQAEEAPGCVNSPVDGVLIASGRIQAGQAIQAKGLPYRISELLKHDPSAARFEGGFYLTLYLSPKDYHRIHVPIRGLVTAVGRVEGELWPVNGASTGHVPRLYERNRRATWVALGTGPDEGLEVAAVAVGATHVGGVVIDERWLSGRTLPRDGSLGVDLLPCAPGDDLGTFRFGSTVVLLVGGPGAARWEPEAAGGPVRVGQRLGRFR; this is encoded by the coding sequence ATGAGTTCCTGGCCCCTTTCCCTTTCCCTCCTGCGCGTCTACCCCAAGAAGCTCGGCTCCGCCGCGGCGGGGTGGGCCGCGGCCCGCACCCTTCCCGGGGGCCTGCGCCAGGCCGTCCTGGGGCGCTTCGTGAAGGCCTACGGCCTGGACATGTCCGAGGCCGAACACCCCCTTTCCGGCTACCCGAGCCTCCAGGCCCTCTTCACCCGGCGCCTCAAGCCGGGCCTGCGGCCCCAGGCGGAGGAGGCGCCGGGTTGCGTGAACAGCCCCGTGGACGGGGTCCTCATCGCCTCGGGCCGCATCCAGGCCGGCCAGGCCATCCAGGCCAAGGGGCTGCCCTACCGCATTTCCGAACTGCTGAAGCACGACCCTTCGGCAGCCCGCTTTGAGGGGGGCTTCTACCTCACCCTCTACCTGTCGCCCAAGGACTACCACCGCATCCACGTGCCCATCCGCGGCCTGGTCACGGCCGTGGGGCGCGTGGAGGGCGAACTCTGGCCCGTGAACGGGGCCAGCACCGGCCACGTGCCCCGCCTCTACGAGCGCAACCGCCGGGCCACCTGGGTGGCCCTGGGGACGGGCCCCGACGAGGGCCTGGAAGTGGCCGCGGTGGCGGTGGGGGCCACCCACGTGGGGGGCGTGGTCATCGACGAGCGGTGGCTTTCGGGCCGGACCCTGCCCCGGGACGGGTCCCTGGGCGTGGACCTCCTGCCCTGCGCCCCCGGGGACGACCTGGGCACCTTCCGGTTCGGGAGCACGGTGGTGCTGCTCGTGGGCGGCCCCGGGGCGGCCCGGTGGGAGCCGGAAGCCGCGGGGGGTCCCGTGCGCGTGGGCCAGCGCCTGGGGCGGTTCCGGTGA
- a CDS encoding 4Fe-4S dicluster domain-containing protein: MSSAHPAPAPGDSLASRLRAERGINLNHCYQCGKCAAGCPVAEDMDNTSCQTLRLLQLERPELDRRVLESEAIWLCLACETCSTRCPQEVEVAKVMDYVREASLALDLAHPKSKDILAFHRAFLDSIRATGRLYEIGLVADYKLRSRHLLKDVNLAPKMYVRGKLPLLPHVIKGRSGMKRIFQLTLGKKR; the protein is encoded by the coding sequence ATGTCCAGTGCCCACCCCGCACCCGCCCCCGGGGATTCCCTCGCCTCCCGCCTCCGCGCTGAACGTGGCATCAACCTGAACCATTGCTACCAGTGCGGGAAATGCGCCGCGGGCTGCCCCGTGGCCGAGGACATGGACAACACCTCCTGCCAGACCCTGCGCCTCCTCCAGCTGGAACGGCCCGAACTGGACCGGCGGGTGCTGGAGAGCGAGGCCATCTGGCTCTGCCTGGCCTGCGAGACCTGCTCCACCCGCTGCCCCCAGGAGGTGGAGGTGGCCAAGGTCATGGACTACGTCCGGGAGGCCTCCCTCGCCCTGGACCTGGCCCACCCGAAGAGCAAGGACATCCTGGCCTTCCACCGGGCCTTCCTGGATTCCATCCGCGCCACGGGCCGCCTCTACGAGATCGGGCTGGTGGCCGACTACAAGCTGCGCAGCCGCCACCTCCTCAAGGACGTGAACCTCGCCCCGAAGATGTACGTGCGCGGCAAGCTCCCCCTCCTGCCCCACGTCATCAAGGGGCGCAGCGGCATGAAACGGATCTTCCAGCTCACGTTGGGAAAGAAGAGGTGA
- a CDS encoding OmpA/MotB family protein: MAKILSRSQRRKDDYEGLWFITFADLMVQLMAFFAVIYSFTSQDQRKVQEVLLALQHELGAKGTGVLPGHTGIAPERAADLEKLLNDLKPVDGPDHGVRMQVVRFRGGLLFGEASSAFDPTFEPMMKRISEIALQYPGYTLVCEGHSAQDEQGRPKGQDALELSSQRALTAVRHLAALGMDPATLAAEAHGDSQLEGNPDTPEGRALQRRVKFRFQKPLER, translated from the coding sequence GTGGCTAAGATCCTGAGCCGGTCCCAGCGCCGGAAGGACGACTACGAGGGCCTGTGGTTCATCACCTTCGCGGACCTCATGGTGCAGCTCATGGCCTTTTTCGCCGTGATCTACTCCTTCACCTCCCAGGACCAGCGCAAGGTGCAGGAGGTGCTCCTGGCCCTCCAGCACGAACTGGGCGCCAAGGGCACCGGGGTCCTGCCCGGCCACACCGGCATCGCCCCCGAGCGCGCCGCGGACCTGGAGAAGCTCCTCAACGACCTCAAGCCCGTCGACGGCCCGGACCACGGCGTGCGTATGCAGGTGGTGCGCTTCCGGGGCGGCCTCCTCTTCGGCGAAGCCAGCAGCGCCTTCGATCCCACCTTCGAGCCCATGATGAAGCGCATCTCCGAGATCGCCCTCCAGTACCCCGGCTACACCCTCGTGTGCGAAGGCCACAGCGCCCAGGACGAGCAGGGCCGGCCCAAGGGCCAGGACGCCCTGGAACTCAGCTCCCAGCGCGCCCTCACCGCCGTGCGCCACCTGGCCGCCCTGGGCATGGACCCCGCGACCCTGGCCGCCGAAGCCCACGGCGACTCCCAGCTGGAAGGCAACCCCGACACCCCCGAGGGCCGGGCCCTCCAGCGACGAGTCAAATTCCGCTTCCAGAAGCCCCTCGAACGCTGA
- a CDS encoding CoB--CoM heterodisulfide reductase iron-sulfur subunit A family protein: protein MSRIGVFTCHCGENIGATVDCAKVAERTRNVPGVVHSVDYKYMCSDPGQSMIKDAIKEHGLTGVVVAACSPRMHEPTFRSAVEEAGLNPYLCEMANLREHCSWVHEKNDATTDKAADLIRVMVEKVKHNTPLHPIRVPVTKRALVLGGGIAGIQAALDIANSGHKVVLVEKSPSIGGHMSQLSETFPTLDCSQCILTPRMVEAARHPNITLMTYAELEKLEGFIGNFKATIRKKARQVDEKLCTGCGMCITKCPQKKIPDEFNEGLGKRSAIYVPFPQAVPNKPVIDKANCTFYKSGKCKVCEKMCPTGAIRFDQQDELVTLDVGAIVLATGFKVMRTDKFPEYGFGKYADVIDGLQFERLASASGPTLGVMKRPSDGKEPETVVFVACSGSRDRAKGVPYCSKICCMYTAKHAMLYKHKMHHGKAYVFYMDIRSGGKDYDEFVRRAIEEDDVKYIRGRVSRIYEEDGQLIVKGADTLLGGEPVEIKADMVVLATAVQAQDGSEELAQRLHVSYDPYHFFAESHPKLKPVETNTAGIFLAGACQAPRDIPETVAQASGAAAKVASLFSKDELTREPVVAVVNRLPAPTFSYCVGCFLCQSACPYQAIEAEEIRGRDGTLIKTLAKVNAGLCQGCGTCVSTCRTKAIDIQGFSNEQIFAELMTL, encoded by the coding sequence ATGTCACGTATCGGCGTATTCACCTGCCACTGCGGAGAGAACATCGGCGCCACCGTCGACTGCGCCAAGGTCGCGGAGCGCACGAGGAACGTCCCCGGCGTCGTCCACAGCGTGGACTACAAGTACATGTGCTCCGACCCCGGCCAGTCCATGATCAAGGACGCCATCAAGGAGCACGGCCTCACCGGCGTCGTGGTGGCGGCCTGCTCCCCGCGCATGCACGAGCCCACCTTCCGCAGCGCCGTGGAGGAGGCCGGGCTCAACCCCTACCTCTGCGAGATGGCCAATCTGCGCGAGCACTGCTCCTGGGTCCACGAGAAGAACGACGCCACCACGGACAAGGCCGCGGACCTCATCCGGGTCATGGTGGAGAAGGTCAAGCACAACACGCCGCTCCACCCCATCCGCGTGCCCGTCACCAAGCGCGCCCTGGTGCTGGGCGGCGGCATCGCCGGGATCCAGGCGGCCCTGGACATCGCCAATTCCGGCCACAAGGTGGTGCTGGTAGAGAAGTCCCCCTCCATCGGCGGCCACATGAGCCAGCTCTCGGAGACCTTCCCCACGCTGGACTGCTCCCAGTGCATCCTCACCCCGCGCATGGTGGAGGCCGCGCGCCACCCCAACATCACCCTCATGACCTACGCGGAGCTGGAGAAGCTCGAAGGCTTCATCGGCAACTTCAAGGCCACCATCCGCAAGAAGGCCCGCCAGGTGGACGAGAAGCTCTGCACCGGCTGCGGCATGTGCATCACCAAGTGCCCCCAGAAGAAGATCCCCGACGAGTTCAACGAAGGCCTGGGCAAGCGCAGCGCCATCTACGTGCCCTTCCCCCAGGCCGTGCCCAACAAGCCCGTCATTGACAAGGCCAACTGCACCTTCTACAAGAGCGGGAAGTGCAAGGTCTGCGAGAAGATGTGCCCCACCGGCGCCATCCGCTTCGACCAGCAGGACGAGCTGGTCACCCTGGACGTGGGCGCCATCGTGCTGGCCACGGGCTTCAAGGTGATGCGCACCGACAAGTTCCCGGAGTACGGGTTCGGCAAGTACGCCGACGTCATCGACGGGCTGCAGTTCGAGCGCCTCGCCTCGGCCTCGGGCCCCACCCTGGGCGTCATGAAGCGCCCCAGCGACGGCAAGGAGCCCGAGACGGTGGTCTTCGTGGCCTGCTCCGGCAGCCGGGACCGGGCCAAGGGCGTGCCCTACTGCTCGAAGATCTGCTGCATGTATACCGCCAAGCACGCCATGCTCTACAAGCACAAGATGCACCACGGCAAGGCCTACGTCTTCTACATGGACATCCGAAGCGGCGGCAAGGACTACGACGAATTCGTGCGCCGGGCCATCGAAGAGGACGACGTGAAGTACATCCGCGGCCGGGTCTCGCGCATCTACGAGGAGGACGGCCAGCTCATCGTCAAGGGGGCCGATACGCTCCTGGGCGGGGAGCCGGTGGAGATCAAGGCGGACATGGTGGTGCTGGCCACCGCGGTGCAGGCCCAGGACGGCTCCGAGGAGCTGGCCCAGAGGCTCCACGTGAGCTACGACCCCTACCACTTCTTCGCGGAGTCCCACCCCAAGCTCAAGCCCGTGGAGACCAACACCGCCGGCATCTTCCTGGCCGGGGCCTGCCAGGCCCCCCGGGACATCCCCGAGACCGTGGCCCAGGCCTCGGGCGCCGCGGCCAAGGTGGCCAGCCTCTTCAGCAAGGACGAGCTGACCCGCGAGCCCGTGGTGGCCGTGGTGAACCGGCTTCCGGCCCCCACCTTCTCCTACTGCGTGGGCTGCTTCCTTTGCCAGAGCGCCTGCCCCTACCAGGCCATCGAGGCCGAGGAGATCCGGGGCCGGGACGGCACGCTCATCAAGACCCTCGCCAAGGTGAACGCCGGCCTCTGCCAGGGCTGCGGCACCTGCGTCTCGACGTGCCGAACCAAGGCCATCGATATCCAGGGCTTCAGCAACGAACAGATTTTCGCCGAACTCATGACCCTCTGA
- a CDS encoding tRNA1(Val) (adenine(37)-N6)-methyltransferase yields MTDDVYKGWTRPGPRPPGGLEPEEGETLDFITGHYRLFQYKRGHRFSTDDILTAWYGTTWCPRPARVADLGSGIGSVATCVAWRCPGARIHTVEAQAISARLARKSVAYNGLQDRYTIHEGDLRDPDLFPDEAPFDLVTGSPPYWPVGSKAEAAHPQAIPARLEVRGDIGDYARAAARILAPGGIFACVFPSDQVERAARAYRDADLLLMHRQDVVFKEGEPYGIALFAGCRKGDLPEGFGEAAAFPRVAPPLTIRRRDGSVDPSIAMVRLAMGFPPGLALG; encoded by the coding sequence ATGACTGACGACGTGTACAAGGGCTGGACCCGCCCCGGCCCGCGGCCTCCCGGCGGCCTGGAACCGGAGGAAGGGGAGACCCTCGACTTCATCACCGGGCACTACCGGCTCTTCCAGTACAAGCGCGGCCACCGTTTCTCCACCGACGATATCCTGACGGCCTGGTACGGCACCACCTGGTGCCCGAGGCCGGCCCGGGTGGCGGATCTGGGCTCGGGCATCGGCAGCGTGGCCACCTGCGTGGCCTGGCGCTGCCCCGGAGCCCGGATCCACACCGTGGAGGCCCAGGCCATCTCGGCGCGCCTCGCCCGCAAGAGCGTGGCCTACAACGGCCTCCAGGACCGCTACACGATCCACGAGGGGGACCTGCGGGATCCGGATCTCTTCCCGGACGAGGCGCCCTTCGATCTGGTCACGGGATCCCCGCCCTACTGGCCCGTGGGCTCCAAGGCCGAGGCCGCCCATCCCCAGGCCATTCCGGCGAGGCTGGAAGTGCGGGGGGACATCGGCGACTACGCCCGGGCCGCGGCCCGCATCCTGGCCCCGGGGGGGATCTTCGCGTGCGTGTTCCCCTCCGACCAGGTGGAGCGGGCCGCCAGGGCCTACCGGGACGCGGACCTGCTGCTCATGCACCGGCAGGACGTGGTGTTCAAGGAGGGGGAGCCGTACGGCATCGCCCTCTTCGCCGGGTGCCGGAAAGGCGACCTGCCGGAAGGCTTCGGGGAGGCCGCGGCCTTCCCCCGGGTGGCGCCCCCCCTCACCATCCGCCGGCGCGACGGCAGCGTGGATCCTTCCATCGCCATGGTCCGCCTGGCCATGGGATTCCCCCCGGGGCTGGCCCTGGGGTGA
- a CDS encoding 4Fe-4S dicluster domain-containing protein: MAETFFLPQASLDALFAALAKDGRRILAPTDRDGRTELNPVASFQEVAADYIQTILSAKEAAFPKVERLMTFTLGAKAVDLKDAEPHAEPTVLFGVRPCEASGFGALDAVFNWDTRDRFFNARMEALAIIGVGCTKKDDACFCTSVGGGPGSTRGSDILLTPVEGGFLAEVLTPKGRAMVALAPGAFQPDPGLEKKVVEVPVAFDQPGLTRRLKDRFEDGIWMEQSLRCVGCGACAYVCPTCVCFDIVEEADAKGGHRLRTWDSCGGPMFTLHASGHNPRETQAQRWRQRVYHKFSYYPERYDMLGCVGCGKCTRACPVDMNLQEHLAEAAQA, translated from the coding sequence ATGGCAGAAACCTTCTTCCTCCCCCAAGCCTCCCTCGACGCGCTGTTCGCGGCCCTGGCCAAGGACGGCCGGCGCATCCTGGCCCCCACGGACCGGGACGGCCGCACCGAACTCAACCCGGTGGCCTCCTTCCAGGAGGTGGCCGCGGACTACATCCAGACCATCCTCAGCGCCAAGGAGGCCGCCTTTCCCAAGGTGGAGCGGCTCATGACCTTCACCCTGGGCGCCAAGGCCGTGGACCTGAAAGACGCCGAGCCCCACGCCGAGCCCACCGTCCTCTTCGGGGTGCGCCCCTGCGAGGCCTCGGGCTTCGGGGCCCTGGACGCGGTGTTCAACTGGGACACCCGCGACCGGTTCTTCAACGCGCGCATGGAGGCCCTGGCCATCATCGGCGTGGGCTGCACGAAGAAGGACGACGCCTGCTTCTGCACCAGCGTCGGCGGCGGCCCCGGGTCCACCCGGGGCAGCGACATCCTCCTGACGCCGGTGGAGGGCGGGTTCCTGGCCGAGGTGCTGACCCCCAAGGGCCGGGCCATGGTGGCCCTGGCCCCCGGCGCCTTCCAGCCCGATCCCGGCCTGGAGAAGAAGGTCGTGGAGGTGCCGGTGGCCTTCGACCAGCCCGGGCTTACCCGGCGCCTCAAGGACCGCTTCGAGGACGGCATCTGGATGGAGCAGAGCCTGCGCTGCGTGGGCTGCGGCGCCTGCGCCTACGTGTGCCCCACCTGCGTGTGCTTCGACATCGTGGAGGAGGCCGACGCCAAGGGCGGGCACCGCCTGCGCACCTGGGATTCCTGCGGCGGCCCCATGTTCACCCTCCACGCCTCCGGCCACAACCCCCGGGAGACCCAGGCCCAGCGCTGGCGCCAGCGGGTCTACCACAAGTTCTCGTACTACCCCGAGCGCTACGACATGCTCGGCTGCGTCGGGTGCGGCAAGTGCACCCGGGCATGCCCCGTGGACATGAACCTCCAGGAGCACCTGGCGGAAGCGGCCCAGGCCTGA
- a CDS encoding 4Fe-4S dicluster domain-containing protein, with translation MDLREKARQLLESGEVKAVIGYEKGTMGARRPVFVKKAERADRLVLDGDCAQNLATYLTRPEIRKLGRVAITAGPDALRAILQLMAERQIEEENLLALAGDGTVELASAQAIEEHLALAPKELPARDRELLERLGKMDRAERWAFWQKELSRCVKCYACRNSCPMCYCGHCTMDCNRPQWVPVASHALGNLEYHMVRAMHLAGRCVECGDCGRACPVGIPIHLLTFNCEESVHQQFGQRAGASSRLDYALSTFRPDDKESFIR, from the coding sequence ATGGACCTGAGAGAGAAAGCCCGGCAGCTCCTGGAAAGCGGCGAGGTCAAGGCCGTCATCGGCTACGAGAAGGGCACCATGGGCGCCCGGCGCCCGGTCTTCGTGAAGAAGGCCGAAAGGGCGGATCGCCTGGTCCTGGACGGGGACTGCGCGCAGAACCTCGCCACCTACCTCACGCGGCCCGAGATCCGCAAGCTGGGCCGGGTCGCCATCACCGCGGGCCCCGACGCCCTGCGCGCCATCCTCCAGCTCATGGCCGAACGCCAGATCGAGGAGGAGAACCTCCTGGCCCTGGCCGGGGACGGCACCGTCGAGCTCGCCTCGGCCCAGGCCATCGAGGAGCACCTGGCCCTGGCCCCCAAGGAGCTCCCCGCCAGGGACCGCGAACTGCTGGAGCGCCTCGGGAAGATGGACCGCGCGGAGCGCTGGGCCTTCTGGCAGAAGGAGCTGAGCCGCTGCGTCAAGTGCTACGCCTGCCGCAACAGCTGCCCCATGTGCTACTGCGGCCACTGCACCATGGACTGCAACCGGCCCCAGTGGGTGCCCGTGGCCAGCCACGCCCTGGGCAACCTGGAGTACCACATGGTGCGCGCCATGCACCTGGCGGGGCGCTGCGTGGAGTGCGGCGACTGCGGCCGGGCCTGCCCCGTGGGCATCCCCATCCACCTCCTCACCTTCAATTGCGAGGAGAGCGTGCATCAGCAGTTCGGCCAGCGGGCCGGGGCCAGTTCCAGACTGGACTACGCCCTGTCCACCTTCCGTCCCGACGACAAAGAGTCCTTCATCCGGTAG